In Arsenophonus sp. aPb, one DNA window encodes the following:
- the cas6f gene encoding type I-F CRISPR-associated endoribonuclease Cas6/Csy4, whose protein sequence is MNYYQEITLLPDPDISLGFLWQKIYQQLHIALVDNKVNQTQSAIAVAFPEYACSTFQLGKKLRLLAAEREQLNQLHIEQWLARFSDYVHIKSIQAVPLQVKPVSYIRQHIKGENRIKQAMLSKAQRWSAKTGKPLIECLKQLEKTRPQKQSDLPFIWLDSQQTKQQTGKHSQFPLFIKRIERSEAQNGTFTCYGLSQSMSNQESIATVPHF, encoded by the coding sequence ATGAACTACTATCAGGAAATCACTTTATTGCCCGATCCCGATATTAGCCTTGGTTTCTTGTGGCAGAAAATTTATCAACAACTGCATATTGCCTTAGTGGACAATAAAGTTAATCAGACTCAAAGCGCAATCGCGGTTGCCTTTCCTGAGTACGCTTGTTCCACTTTCCAATTAGGCAAAAAATTACGTTTATTGGCGGCAGAAAGAGAGCAGCTAAACCAACTGCATATTGAGCAATGGCTAGCCCGATTTTCCGACTATGTCCATATTAAATCGATTCAAGCGGTGCCATTGCAAGTAAAACCTGTCAGCTATATCCGTCAACATATTAAAGGTGAAAATCGCATTAAACAGGCGATGCTCAGTAAAGCACAACGCTGGTCGGCCAAAACCGGCAAACCATTAATAGAGTGTTTAAAACAACTGGAGAAAACCCGACCACAAAAGCAAAGTGACTTACCTTTTATTTGGTTAGACAGCCAACAAACCAAGCAACAAACAGGAAAGCATAGTCAATTTCCATTATTTATTAAACGGATAGAAAGATCAGAGGCGCAAAATGGCACATTTACCTGCTATGGATTAAGTCAGTCTATGTCCAACCAGGAATCAATTGCTACTGTACCCCATTTTTGA
- the csy3 gene encoding type I-F CRISPR-associated protein Csy3, translating into MAKNNDLTSVLAFEKKLVPSDGYFYGTCWDNKKEAFPLTLQEKSVRGTISNRLKGAVQNDPMKLNAEVEKANLQTVDACALGTDQDTLKHQFTLKILGGVQYPSACNNANFKQSYEQAATDYIEREGCQELGRRYAHNIANARFLWRNRVGAEKIEVQVSVLSQGQEQQWTFDATQYSIRDFEQQDTAINELGNKIAATLSSKNDALLLNITTYALLGRAQEVYPSEELILDKGKSKKSKVLYHVNRPAARHEGASASPEVEPNVIRHAAMHSQKIGNALRSIDTWYPAYQDPERSAGAIAIEPYGAVTNLGIAYRTPKEKQDFYSHFDKWARGSKLDNTEDEHYVMAVLIRGGVFGESEK; encoded by the coding sequence ATGGCGAAAAATAATGACTTGACTTCCGTATTAGCATTTGAAAAAAAATTAGTGCCCTCTGACGGTTATTTCTATGGCACATGCTGGGACAATAAAAAAGAGGCTTTCCCTTTAACATTACAGGAAAAATCGGTACGTGGCACAATTTCAAATCGTTTAAAAGGTGCGGTACAAAATGACCCGATGAAGCTTAATGCTGAAGTTGAAAAAGCCAATCTACAAACCGTTGATGCTTGTGCACTCGGTACCGATCAGGACACCTTAAAACATCAATTTACTCTCAAAATACTAGGCGGTGTACAATATCCTTCAGCCTGTAATAATGCCAATTTTAAACAAAGCTATGAACAAGCGGCAACCGACTATATTGAGCGGGAAGGATGCCAAGAACTTGGCCGCCGCTATGCACATAATATCGCCAATGCCCGTTTTCTATGGCGTAATCGAGTGGGCGCTGAAAAAATAGAAGTCCAGGTTAGTGTATTAAGCCAAGGACAGGAACAGCAGTGGACATTTGATGCCACTCAATACAGTATCCGTGATTTTGAACAACAAGATACAGCCATCAATGAGTTAGGTAATAAAATCGCTGCCACCCTGTCCAGTAAAAATGACGCACTGCTATTAAACATCACCACTTATGCATTATTAGGCAGAGCACAAGAAGTCTATCCTAGTGAAGAACTAATACTCGACAAAGGAAAAAGTAAAAAAAGTAAAGTCCTTTATCATGTCAATAGGCCTGCGGCTAGGCACGAAGGCGCTAGCGCAAGCCCGGAAGTTGAACCCAATGTTATTAGGCACGCGGCTATGCACTCACAAAAAATCGGTAACGCATTGCGCTCAATCGACACCTGGTATCCCGCCTACCAAGATCCTGAACGTAGCGCCGGCGCAATTGCTATCGAGCCCTATGGTGCAGTTACCAATTTAGGTATTGCTTACAGAACGCCGAAAGAGAAGCAGGACTTTTACAGCCATTTTGATAAATGGGCCCGCGGCAGCAAATTAGACAATACTGAAGATGAGCATTATGTCATGGCCGTATTAATCCGCGGCGGTGTTTTTGGTGAAAGTGAAAAATAA
- the csy2 gene encoding type I-F CRISPR-associated protein Csy2 has product MSTISLLHLPHLRIHNANALSSPFTIGFPAMTAWLGFSHALQRKLNQHGYPTLKFWSTAVISHACDLQTYKGAGDFVQSIIGTANPLEKDGSRASFIEEARCHLDVSLLIEYENMEQGEQQPLNQQQLDKISQLLLTMKIAGGDILAFANPQIWTVDDDDDNDKEKRQLKSSLMPGYVLIERRELMKEAMEAGKDAIDALLDYLTVHHQCEKQQNGQIEWYSKRKTAGWIVPIATGFHGISSLAKAQNQRDPDTPHRFAESIVTLGEFKMVHRLEQLADSFWYYATDTENNLYLCQQDKQN; this is encoded by the coding sequence GTGAGCACAATTAGCCTGTTACATCTACCCCATCTTCGGATCCATAATGCTAATGCGCTATCCAGCCCATTTACTATCGGTTTCCCGGCTATGACCGCCTGGCTGGGTTTCAGCCACGCTTTACAACGCAAACTCAATCAGCATGGCTATCCGACACTGAAATTTTGGTCAACTGCGGTTATTAGCCATGCATGTGATCTGCAAACCTATAAAGGCGCTGGTGATTTCGTTCAATCGATTATCGGTACCGCCAATCCCCTGGAAAAAGACGGCTCACGCGCTTCATTTATTGAAGAAGCACGCTGCCATCTGGACGTCTCTTTATTAATTGAATATGAAAATATGGAACAAGGGGAACAACAGCCATTAAACCAACAACAGCTAGATAAAATCAGCCAATTACTACTCACCATGAAAATTGCCGGTGGCGATATTTTAGCCTTTGCAAATCCGCAAATATGGACTGTTGACGACGACGATGACAATGATAAAGAAAAACGTCAATTAAAAAGTAGTTTGATGCCCGGCTACGTCTTGATTGAACGCCGTGAATTGATGAAAGAGGCTATGGAGGCCGGGAAAGATGCTATTGATGCCCTACTCGATTATCTGACCGTACATCACCAGTGTGAAAAACAGCAAAATGGCCAAATTGAATGGTACAGCAAACGTAAAACAGCAGGATGGATTGTACCGATTGCGACAGGTTTCCATGGTATATCCAGCTTAGCAAAAGCACAAAATCAACGTGACCCTGATACGCCACACCGATTTGCCGAAAGCATTGTCACATTGGGGGAATTCAAAATGGTACATCGTTTGGAACAGCTAGCTGACAGCTTTTGGTATTACGCCACTGATACAGAAAATAACCTCTATTTATGTCAGCAAGACAAGCAAAACTAA